One genomic region from Amycolatopsis sp. FBCC-B4732 encodes:
- a CDS encoding glycosyl hydrolase family 18 protein, with protein sequence MSVFLAALAVSTGSLVTAAGTAQAATPLPTHVFAPYFEAWTGESPAALAQQSGAKHLTMAFIQAATKGSCTVYWNGDTGMPIANSTFGSDIATIRSRGGDVIPSFGGYTADNTGTEIADSCTSVDSIAAAYESVITTYDVPRLDMDIEDNSLTNSAGIDRRNKAIKKVQDWAAASGRSLQISYTLPTTTRGLADSGLAVLRNAVSNGTRVDVVNLMTFDYYDNAAHQMATDTQTAATGLVSQLAALYPGKTQAQLWASVGVTEMIGVDDFGPAETFTTADAATVYNWAVSKGINEISFWALQRDNGSCPGGAAADNCSGIAQDTWFFSHAFEPFTGGTSVPGNDFSVTANPASAALDPGKSATATIGTAVTSGSAQQVALSVTGAPAGVTASVSPGSVTAGGTATLSVSTTTAAVPGVYPLTVTGAATSGSHSTTFTLTVNGTPPAGGVVNGGFESGALSPWSAAGDAIVATPAHSGTKALQVVPTASATGEAAQNVTLAPNHAYTLKAWVQGSYAYVGVRGGASASTWTSSSGWTQLSVPFTTGASGAVTVYVHGWYGQSALYADDFSIS encoded by the coding sequence ATGTCCGTTTTCCTGGCCGCACTGGCGGTTTCGACCGGTTCGCTGGTCACCGCCGCCGGCACCGCCCAGGCCGCCACGCCGCTGCCCACGCACGTGTTCGCGCCCTACTTCGAAGCCTGGACGGGGGAGAGCCCGGCCGCGCTGGCCCAGCAGTCCGGGGCCAAGCACCTCACCATGGCGTTCATCCAGGCCGCCACCAAGGGCTCCTGCACCGTCTATTGGAACGGTGACACCGGGATGCCGATCGCGAACTCGACCTTCGGCTCCGACATCGCCACGATCCGCTCCCGCGGCGGCGACGTCATCCCCTCCTTCGGCGGCTACACCGCCGACAACACCGGCACCGAGATCGCCGACAGCTGCACCAGCGTCGACTCCATCGCCGCGGCCTACGAGTCGGTGATCACCACCTACGACGTCCCGCGGCTCGACATGGACATCGAAGACAACTCGCTGACCAACTCCGCCGGCATCGACCGCCGCAACAAGGCCATCAAGAAGGTCCAGGACTGGGCCGCCGCCAGTGGCCGCTCCCTGCAGATCTCCTACACCCTGCCCACCACCACCCGCGGGCTCGCCGACAGCGGACTAGCCGTGCTGCGCAACGCCGTCTCCAACGGCACCCGCGTCGACGTGGTCAACCTGATGACCTTCGACTACTACGACAACGCCGCCCACCAGATGGCCACCGACACCCAGACCGCCGCCACCGGCCTGGTCTCCCAGCTCGCCGCGCTCTACCCGGGCAAGACGCAGGCGCAGCTGTGGGCGAGCGTCGGGGTCACCGAGATGATCGGCGTCGACGACTTCGGCCCCGCCGAGACCTTCACCACCGCCGACGCCGCCACCGTCTACAACTGGGCCGTCTCCAAGGGCATCAACGAAATCTCCTTCTGGGCGCTGCAGCGCGACAACGGCAGCTGCCCCGGCGGTGCCGCCGCGGACAACTGCTCCGGCATCGCCCAGGACACCTGGTTCTTCAGCCACGCCTTCGAACCCTTCACCGGCGGCACCTCCGTACCCGGCAACGACTTCTCCGTCACCGCGAACCCGGCCTCGGCCGCCCTCGACCCCGGCAAGTCCGCCACCGCCACGATCGGCACCGCGGTGACGTCGGGCTCCGCGCAGCAGGTCGCCCTGTCGGTCACCGGCGCACCCGCCGGCGTCACGGCGTCGGTCAGCCCGGGCTCGGTGACCGCGGGCGGCACCGCGACGCTGTCGGTGAGCACCACGACCGCGGCCGTCCCCGGTGTCTACCCGCTGACCGTCACCGGCGCCGCCACCTCCGGCAGCCACAGCACCACCTTCACCCTCACGGTCAACGGCACCCCGCCCGCCGGCGGCGTCGTCAACGGCGGCTTCGAATCCGGCGCGCTGAGCCCGTGGAGCGCCGCCGGCGACGCCATCGTCGCCACCCCGGCCCACTCGGGCACGAAGGCACTGCAGGTCGTGCCGACGGCCTCGGCCACCGGCGAGGCCGCGCAGAACGTCACCCTCGCCCCCAACCACGCCTACACGCTCAAGGCGTGGGTCCAGGGCAGCTACGCCTACGTCGGCGTCCGCGGCGGGGCCAGCGCGAGCACGTGGACCTCGAGCAGCGGCTGGACCCAGCTGTCGGTGCCCTTCACCACCGGCGCGTCGGGCGCGGTGACGGTCTACGTCCACGGCTGGTACGGCCAAAGTGCCCTCTACGCGGACGACTTCAGCATCAGCTGA
- a CDS encoding Lrp/AsnC family transcriptional regulator, with protein sequence MTVGGLEPLDQSIVQELAADGRRSFTDLAERVGLSVSAVHQRVRRLEQRGVILGYTARLDGEQIGLPLTALISLTPNDPGAPDDYPQRIQHIKEIESCYSVAGDESYILLVRVQSPLALEDLLRRIREAAKVSTRTTVVLSTPFEGRSPTF encoded by the coding sequence ATGACGGTCGGCGGGCTGGAGCCGCTGGACCAGTCGATCGTCCAGGAGCTCGCGGCCGACGGGCGGCGCAGCTTCACCGACCTCGCCGAGCGGGTCGGGCTGTCGGTGTCGGCGGTGCACCAGCGGGTGCGCCGCCTCGAGCAGCGCGGGGTCATCCTCGGCTACACCGCGCGGCTCGACGGCGAGCAGATCGGCCTGCCCCTGACGGCGCTGATCTCGCTGACGCCCAACGACCCGGGTGCGCCGGACGACTACCCGCAGCGGATCCAGCACATCAAGGAGATCGAGTCGTGCTACTCGGTGGCCGGCGACGAGTCCTACATCCTGCTGGTGCGCGTCCAGTCGCCGCTGGCGCTGGAGGACCTGCTGCGCCGGATCCGCGAGGCCGCGAAGGTGTCGACGAGGACCACGGTGGTGCTCTCTACGCCGTTCGAGGGACGTTCGCCGACGTTCTGA
- a CDS encoding FtsX-like permease family protein, whose amino-acid sequence MTKPWRAAPKAALSSPLTLIVAAVTSLLACFLGTAAVLQASAAGGAAVTYQTGITCPDSYGPVFGKGNIAVQDIPALTQAVRQHAPAHGFTTPVVGAYTTVLPGTEFNGDPHYKIRLAYRDQAGLDNLTLQQGSRAPGLWLGNVVADAEHIGLGAKPSLQGIPLPPVTGIYGDLLDPPPRFWCSQQSGAVIDRLVNDPIDSIAFATDQKTFDSAVKAIGLPRMQYFHISFYEPPPTTLSGAEDLLQRSHDLVTDVRADLTAQGRGDLVAADVPTFERSVQIARQAQDNVFVSILPLALISVLVGCAGLGTVALQWYQRRHAQLRLLSARGSGPAALGGLAVAELGLPIFAGGAAGTVAARLLLGVYGPPGTPDPAAELQAGGVAAGTLVLSLALLALVVAVRVHREFELGRVRRKGNRARLLAYFPWELATAGMAWLGWNRLAHYGSGSRLGNPLPQVDPLALTYPVFVVLTVGLLTARLAWLALHASHRARLWSRPALQLAIRRLAGARAPVTGVLVIGTLAVGTLATGIGIANGQEEALDTKSAVFVGSNARLDTDSPIGMGDVAMPASLAGTSTVVGELTGTGSVVLVVDPATFARGAAVDRIPTADLDELLRKISQPDPRGTPVIRVGHTARQTTQLPDGLPDAVPAGDLPVFPMIGTSPGYVVSRTVLSHAQLDSVPKWSVLTTAPMAEATSALRSAGVFIPNRVSRETALDGLPFFVVSWTFSFVALLGAVLGIVAILALLVAVEVRRRQNALAGALVLRMGMRPRTLLASHLMELGALSGLAIVVGVVCGISVAGLSVPRFDPATFLAPRSELPDPLPFVLTVVVIGVAVVALAGWIAVRSVRTARTAELIRA is encoded by the coding sequence GTGACCAAGCCGTGGCGGGCGGCCCCGAAGGCCGCGCTCTCCAGCCCGCTGACGCTCATCGTGGCCGCGGTGACTTCACTGCTCGCCTGCTTCCTCGGCACCGCCGCGGTCCTGCAGGCCTCCGCAGCCGGCGGCGCGGCGGTGACCTACCAGACCGGGATCACCTGCCCCGACAGCTACGGCCCGGTCTTCGGCAAGGGCAACATCGCCGTCCAGGACATCCCGGCCCTCACCCAGGCCGTCCGGCAGCACGCCCCGGCGCACGGCTTCACCACCCCGGTCGTCGGCGCCTACACGACCGTGCTGCCCGGCACCGAGTTCAACGGCGACCCGCACTACAAGATCCGCCTCGCCTACCGCGACCAGGCCGGGCTGGACAACCTGACCCTGCAGCAGGGCAGCCGCGCACCCGGGCTGTGGCTGGGCAACGTCGTCGCCGACGCCGAGCACATCGGCCTCGGCGCGAAACCCAGCCTCCAGGGCATCCCGCTGCCGCCGGTGACCGGCATCTACGGCGACCTGCTCGACCCGCCGCCGCGGTTCTGGTGCTCGCAGCAGTCCGGCGCCGTCATCGACCGGCTGGTCAACGACCCGATCGACTCCATCGCCTTCGCCACCGACCAGAAGACGTTCGACAGCGCGGTCAAAGCCATCGGCCTGCCCCGGATGCAGTACTTCCACATCTCGTTCTACGAGCCGCCACCCACCACCCTCAGCGGCGCCGAAGACCTCCTGCAGCGCTCCCACGACCTCGTCACCGACGTCCGCGCCGACCTGACCGCCCAGGGCCGCGGCGACCTCGTCGCCGCCGACGTCCCGACGTTCGAACGCTCGGTGCAGATCGCCCGCCAGGCCCAGGACAACGTGTTCGTCTCGATCCTGCCGCTCGCCCTGATCAGCGTCCTGGTCGGCTGCGCCGGCCTCGGCACCGTCGCCCTGCAGTGGTACCAGCGCCGCCACGCCCAGCTGCGGCTGCTCTCCGCCCGCGGCAGCGGCCCGGCCGCCCTCGGCGGGCTCGCCGTCGCCGAACTCGGCCTGCCGATCTTCGCCGGCGGCGCCGCCGGCACCGTCGCGGCCCGGCTGCTGCTCGGCGTCTACGGCCCGCCGGGCACCCCGGACCCGGCCGCCGAACTGCAGGCCGGCGGCGTCGCGGCGGGGACGCTGGTGCTCTCCCTGGCGCTGCTGGCCCTCGTCGTCGCCGTCCGCGTCCACCGCGAGTTCGAACTCGGCCGGGTACGACGCAAGGGCAACCGGGCCCGGCTGCTGGCGTACTTCCCGTGGGAACTCGCGACGGCGGGCATGGCCTGGCTCGGCTGGAACCGCCTCGCCCACTACGGCAGCGGATCCCGGCTCGGAAATCCATTACCCCAGGTGGATCCGCTGGCACTGACCTACCCGGTGTTCGTGGTGCTCACCGTGGGCCTGCTGACCGCCCGGCTGGCGTGGCTGGCCCTGCACGCCTCCCACCGCGCCCGGCTCTGGTCACGCCCGGCGCTGCAGCTGGCGATCCGCCGGCTGGCCGGCGCCCGCGCACCCGTGACGGGCGTGCTCGTGATCGGCACCCTCGCCGTGGGCACCCTCGCCACCGGGATCGGCATCGCCAACGGTCAGGAAGAGGCGCTCGACACCAAGTCGGCGGTCTTCGTCGGCAGCAACGCCCGCCTCGACACCGACAGCCCGATCGGAATGGGCGACGTCGCCATGCCCGCATCGCTCGCGGGCACCAGCACCGTCGTGGGCGAGCTGACCGGCACCGGCAGCGTCGTGCTCGTCGTCGACCCCGCCACCTTCGCCCGCGGCGCCGCCGTCGACCGGATCCCCACCGCGGACCTGGACGAGCTGCTGCGCAAGATCTCCCAGCCCGACCCGCGCGGCACCCCGGTCATCCGCGTCGGCCACACCGCCAGGCAGACCACCCAGCTGCCCGACGGGCTCCCCGACGCCGTCCCCGCCGGCGACCTGCCGGTGTTCCCGATGATCGGCACCTCGCCCGGCTACGTCGTCTCCCGCACGGTGCTCAGCCACGCGCAGCTCGACAGCGTCCCGAAGTGGAGCGTGCTGACCACGGCCCCGATGGCCGAGGCGACCAGCGCACTGCGCTCCGCGGGCGTGTTCATCCCGAACCGCGTCAGCCGCGAAACCGCGCTCGACGGCCTGCCGTTCTTCGTCGTGTCCTGGACGTTCTCCTTCGTCGCGCTGCTCGGCGCGGTCCTCGGCATCGTCGCCATCCTGGCCCTGCTCGTCGCGGTCGAAGTCCGGCGACGCCAGAACGCCCTCGCCGGCGCGCTGGTCCTGCGCATGGGCATGCGGCCACGGACCCTGCTCGCCAGCCACCTCATGGAACTGGGCGCGCTGAGCGGGCTCGCGATCGTCGTCGGCGTCGTCTGCGGGATCTCCGTGGCCGGCCTGTCGGTCCCCCGGTTCGACCCCGCGACCTTCCTCGCACCCCGCTCCGAACTACCCGACCCGCTGCCCTTCGTGCTGACCGTCGTCGTCATCGGCGTGGCCGTCGTCGCGCTGGCCGGCTGGATCGCGGTGCGCTCGGTGCGCACCGCCCGGACCGCGGAGCTGATCCGTGCCTGA
- a CDS encoding ABC transporter ATP-binding protein, translating into MPEKPIFSLRGIGVDYQTPAGIVTGVDDVSIDVPARGMTVLAGPSGSGKSTLLRVLGLFEQPARGTLTFQGADVRKLKHRERRALRRHHLGLVFQNPADNLLGYLSVAENLRAAAEAAGTDCNAEDILGQLGLHGTGDWKISALSGGQQQRLAFGCVLAARSTVILADEPTSQLDEASADLVLDTLRYLVDQDFAVLVASHDDRLIDLGARVARLHKGSLEGIEEREPLP; encoded by the coding sequence GTGCCTGAAAAACCGATCTTCTCCCTGCGCGGCATCGGCGTGGACTACCAGACCCCCGCCGGGATCGTCACCGGCGTCGACGACGTCAGCATCGACGTCCCCGCCCGCGGGATGACCGTCCTCGCCGGACCGTCGGGCTCCGGCAAGTCCACGCTGCTGCGCGTACTGGGCCTGTTCGAACAACCCGCCCGCGGCACCCTGACCTTCCAGGGCGCCGACGTCCGCAAGCTCAAGCACCGCGAACGCCGCGCACTGCGCCGCCACCACCTCGGCCTCGTGTTCCAGAACCCCGCCGACAACCTCCTCGGCTACCTCTCGGTCGCCGAAAACCTCCGCGCCGCCGCCGAAGCCGCCGGCACCGACTGCAACGCCGAGGACATCCTCGGCCAGCTGGGCCTGCACGGCACCGGCGACTGGAAGATCTCCGCGCTCTCCGGCGGCCAGCAGCAACGGCTCGCCTTCGGCTGCGTCCTCGCCGCCCGCTCCACCGTGATCCTCGCCGACGAACCGACGTCCCAACTGGACGAAGCCTCGGCCGACCTCGTGCTCGACACCCTGCGGTACCTGGTGGACCAGGACTTCGCCGTCCTGGTCGCCTCCCACGACGACCGCCTCATCGACCTCGGCGCGCGAGTGGCCCGGCTGCACAAGGGCTCGCTCGAAGGCATCGAAGAACGGGAACCGCTGCCATGA
- a CDS encoding oxidoreductase, with product MTNTDGRVWLITGCSAGFGREIALAALAAGDRVLATARRPETLADLQERGGDRVRTAALDVTDEGQVDAAVKTALAAFGRIDVVVNNAGNGSVGAVEELTMGELRGLLDVMFFGAVAVTKAVLPHLRAQGSGTVVQISSMGGQLSMPGFGAYCAAKYALEGISGALAAEVAPFGVRVLIVEPGAFRTEFGGGRMHRSRTIDAYAVSTSGTREAVESMDGTQPGDPAKAAAAIVRAVGSADAPLHLALGADAVEAIRAQHEALAADLAAWEDVSRATALG from the coding sequence ATGACGAACACCGACGGCCGCGTCTGGCTGATCACCGGGTGCTCGGCCGGGTTCGGCCGGGAGATCGCGCTGGCCGCGCTGGCGGCGGGCGATCGCGTGCTGGCGACCGCGCGCCGGCCGGAGACGTTGGCGGATCTTCAGGAGCGCGGCGGTGACCGGGTCCGGACAGCGGCGCTGGACGTCACCGACGAGGGGCAGGTCGACGCGGCGGTGAAGACGGCGCTGGCCGCGTTCGGCCGGATCGACGTCGTGGTGAACAACGCGGGCAACGGCTCGGTCGGTGCGGTCGAGGAACTGACGATGGGCGAGCTGCGGGGGCTGCTGGACGTGATGTTCTTCGGTGCGGTGGCGGTGACGAAGGCGGTGCTGCCGCACCTGCGGGCGCAGGGTAGCGGCACGGTCGTGCAGATCAGTTCGATGGGCGGTCAGCTGTCGATGCCGGGCTTCGGTGCCTATTGCGCGGCGAAGTACGCGCTGGAGGGTATTTCGGGGGCGCTGGCGGCGGAGGTGGCGCCGTTCGGGGTGCGGGTGCTGATCGTCGAGCCGGGCGCGTTCCGCACCGAGTTCGGCGGGGGCCGCATGCACCGCTCCCGCACGATCGACGCGTACGCGGTGTCGACGTCGGGCACGCGGGAGGCGGTGGAGAGCATGGACGGCACCCAGCCGGGCGATCCGGCGAAGGCCGCGGCGGCGATCGTGCGGGCGGTCGGGAGTGCGGACGCGCCGCTGCACCTCGCGCTGGGCGCGGACGCGGTGGAGGCGATCCGGGCGCAGCACGAGGCGCTCGCGGCGGACTTGGCGGCGTGGGAGGACGTCAGCCGGGCCACCGCGCTCGGGTGA
- a CDS encoding ABC transporter ATP-binding protein: MTLVEAKGLRRSFTHPSGDIEVLRGLELRVGAGELVTVSGRSGSGKSALLALLCGFDSPDSGCVLLDGVPITGAPPWHTCAVLPQALGLANELTIAENVALPLRLRSDVPRPAAADIQARVTELLDELGIGDLGDRYPLEVSFGQQQRVALARAVAGRPRVLLTDEPTAHLDAGSTPRVLRLLRRCAAEGAAVVVATHDDEVHRIADRRVRLLDGVLTALLD; the protein is encoded by the coding sequence ATGACCCTCGTGGAAGCCAAGGGCCTGCGCCGCAGCTTCACCCACCCCAGCGGCGACATCGAAGTGCTGCGCGGCCTCGAACTGCGCGTCGGCGCCGGCGAACTCGTGACCGTCTCCGGCCGCTCCGGCTCGGGCAAGAGCGCGCTGCTGGCCCTGCTGTGCGGCTTCGACTCCCCCGACTCCGGCTGCGTCCTGCTCGACGGCGTCCCCATCACCGGCGCGCCCCCGTGGCACACCTGCGCGGTGCTCCCGCAAGCCCTCGGGCTCGCCAATGAACTGACCATCGCCGAGAACGTCGCACTCCCCCTGCGGCTGCGCTCCGACGTCCCCCGCCCGGCCGCCGCCGACATCCAGGCGCGCGTCACCGAACTCCTGGACGAACTGGGCATCGGCGACCTCGGCGACCGCTACCCCCTCGAGGTCTCCTTCGGCCAGCAGCAGCGCGTGGCACTCGCCCGCGCGGTCGCCGGCCGCCCCCGGGTCCTGCTCACCGACGAACCGACCGCCCACCTCGACGCCGGCTCCACCCCGCGCGTACTGCGCCTGCTGCGCCGCTGCGCCGCCGAGGGAGCCGCGGTCGTCGTCGCGACCCACGACGACGAGGTCCACCGCATCGCCGACCGCCGCGTCCGCCTCCTCGACGGCGTCCTCACCGCACTGCTCGACTGA
- a CDS encoding VOC family protein, producing the protein MTTQGIKTVLHPVTDLAAAKAVYTALLGTEPQADAPYYVGYDTAGQHIGLVPNGAQQGMSGPVTYWHVDDIAAKLAEVTAAGAKVKDEPKDVGNGRLVATFTDTDGNVLGLLQD; encoded by the coding sequence ATGACCACCCAGGGGATCAAGACCGTCCTGCACCCCGTCACCGACCTGGCCGCGGCCAAGGCCGTCTACACCGCCCTGCTCGGCACCGAACCCCAGGCCGACGCGCCCTACTACGTCGGCTACGACACCGCCGGCCAGCACATCGGCCTCGTCCCCAACGGCGCCCAGCAGGGCATGAGCGGCCCGGTGACCTACTGGCACGTCGACGACATCGCCGCCAAGCTCGCCGAAGTCACCGCCGCCGGCGCGAAGGTCAAGGACGAGCCGAAGGACGTCGGCAACGGCCGCCTGGTCGCGACCTTCACCGACACCGACGGCAACGTCCTCGGCCTGCTCCAGGACTGA
- a CDS encoding Xaa-Pro peptidase family protein: MSRRSLHTPAPDAAALRARLDRARTAAAAAGTDALLIAPGSDLRYLLGQAGGSFERLTTLVVPADGTPALVVPKLEAPGYADVPTDELGVELLTWVDGDDPYKLVADRLGKPGRVAVSDFTPALHVLALRSALGEAEQTLAGPVVRELRMRKDAAEIASLREAGAAIDRVHARVHEWLRPGRTEAEVGADIAAAIVEEGHVQADFVIVGSGPNGASPHHDVSDRVIEKGDVVVVDIGGPLPAGYNSDSTRTYAVGTPRDADVAETYAVLQRAQAAAVAAVKPGVTAEAVDAAAREVIAEAGFGEYFIHRTGHGIGLDVHEEPYIIAGNALPLEPGMAFSVEPGIYQPDRWGARIEDIVIVTENGVEPVNNQPHELVVLDA, translated from the coding sequence ATGTCGCGCCGATCCCTCCACACGCCAGCCCCCGACGCCGCCGCCCTCCGCGCTCGCCTGGACCGCGCCCGCACCGCCGCGGCCGCCGCCGGCACCGATGCCCTGCTGATCGCGCCCGGCTCCGACCTGCGGTACCTGCTCGGGCAGGCCGGTGGTTCGTTCGAGCGGCTCACCACCCTCGTCGTCCCCGCCGACGGCACGCCGGCGCTCGTCGTCCCGAAGCTGGAGGCGCCCGGGTACGCCGACGTCCCCACCGACGAGCTCGGCGTCGAGCTGCTCACCTGGGTGGACGGCGACGACCCGTACAAGCTGGTCGCCGACCGGCTCGGCAAGCCCGGCCGCGTCGCGGTCAGCGACTTCACCCCGGCGCTGCACGTGCTGGCGCTGCGGTCCGCGCTCGGCGAGGCCGAGCAGACGCTGGCCGGCCCGGTCGTGCGCGAGCTGCGGATGCGCAAGGACGCCGCCGAGATCGCGTCGCTGCGAGAGGCCGGCGCCGCGATCGACCGCGTGCACGCCCGCGTCCACGAGTGGCTGCGCCCCGGGCGCACCGAGGCCGAGGTCGGCGCCGACATCGCCGCGGCCATCGTCGAGGAGGGGCACGTCCAGGCGGACTTCGTGATCGTCGGCTCGGGTCCGAACGGCGCCAGCCCGCACCACGACGTCTCCGACCGCGTCATCGAGAAGGGTGACGTCGTGGTCGTCGACATCGGCGGCCCGCTGCCGGCCGGCTACAACTCCGACTCCACCCGCACCTACGCCGTCGGCACGCCGCGCGACGCCGACGTGGCCGAGACGTACGCGGTGCTGCAGCGCGCCCAGGCCGCCGCGGTGGCCGCGGTCAAGCCGGGCGTCACCGCCGAGGCCGTCGACGCCGCCGCGCGCGAGGTCATCGCCGAGGCCGGGTTCGGCGAGTACTTCATCCACCGCACCGGCCACGGCATCGGCCTCGACGTGCACGAGGAGCCGTACATCATCGCCGGCAACGCGCTGCCGCTGGAGCCGGGCATGGCCTTCAGCGTCGAGCCGGGCATCTACCAGCCGGACCGCTGGGGCGCCCGGATCGAGGACATCGTCATCGTCACCGAAAACGGCGTCGAGCCGGTCAACAACCAGCCGCACGAGCTCGTCGTGCTGGACGCATGA
- a CDS encoding GDSL-type esterase/lipase family protein — translation MRRLRWYWGALVLACVALLVGSFAFFGSESKNGQPQPRQGPPGTGPLTVVAMGDSTVSGEGAGQYTATTNGQGGNWCHRSPNAFVDKITVPGITAHVNLGCSGAPAEQVALGDVKQWTEGSQAQQLATLVKDHRVAAVVIAVGANDEPKFSNQVTECFKAWFDPGGPPCSEALKQTWQSKVDAMVPKVATAVSDVKKVLAQAGYVPADYQLVLQSYAAPIGPDLPEDLRSLNGCPFRVEDLRWISQTGIGVLSSGLKAAARQTGARFLDLAKAGVKHEACSGGANPATEWFTRLTLQLADLGRADRAGHALQESFHPNAAGHAAIAGCVTEFIAAGEGNASCLAGADGKLHSAPEVVAR, via the coding sequence ATGCGACGTCTTCGGTGGTACTGGGGGGCACTGGTCCTCGCCTGCGTGGCCCTGCTGGTCGGCTCCTTCGCCTTCTTCGGCTCCGAAAGCAAGAACGGGCAACCCCAGCCCCGTCAAGGGCCACCCGGGACCGGGCCACTCACCGTCGTCGCCATGGGGGACAGCACCGTCTCCGGCGAAGGCGCCGGCCAGTACACCGCCACCACCAACGGCCAAGGCGGCAACTGGTGCCACCGCTCGCCCAACGCCTTCGTCGACAAGATCACCGTCCCCGGCATCACCGCCCACGTCAACCTCGGCTGCTCCGGCGCACCCGCCGAACAGGTCGCGCTCGGCGACGTCAAGCAGTGGACCGAAGGCTCCCAAGCCCAGCAGCTCGCCACCCTCGTCAAGGACCACCGCGTCGCCGCCGTCGTCATCGCCGTCGGCGCCAACGACGAACCCAAGTTCTCCAACCAGGTCACCGAATGCTTCAAAGCCTGGTTCGACCCCGGCGGCCCGCCCTGCAGCGAAGCGCTCAAGCAGACCTGGCAGTCCAAAGTGGACGCCATGGTGCCCAAGGTCGCGACCGCCGTCTCCGACGTCAAGAAGGTCCTCGCCCAAGCCGGCTACGTCCCCGCCGACTACCAGCTCGTCCTGCAGTCCTACGCCGCACCCATCGGCCCGGACCTGCCCGAAGACCTCCGCAGCCTCAACGGCTGCCCGTTCCGCGTCGAGGACCTCCGCTGGATCTCCCAAACCGGGATCGGCGTCCTGTCCTCCGGCCTCAAAGCCGCCGCGCGGCAAACCGGCGCGCGCTTCCTCGACCTCGCCAAAGCCGGCGTCAAGCACGAAGCCTGCAGCGGCGGCGCCAACCCGGCGACCGAGTGGTTCACCCGCCTGACCCTGCAGCTGGCCGACCTCGGCCGAGCCGACCGCGCCGGGCACGCACTGCAGGAATCGTTCCACCCCAACGCCGCCGGGCACGCCGCGATCGCCGGCTGCGTCACGGAGTTCATCGCGGCCGGCGAAGGGAACGCCTCCTGCCTCGCCGGTGCCGACGGGAAACTGCACTCGGCCCCGGAGGTCGTGGCTCGCTGA
- a CDS encoding LysR family transcriptional regulator has product MPPELRQLRYFVAVADETSFTRAAAGLHIAQQSLSQQITVLERTLGARLFDRDPRGTRLTAVGALFLPEARAVLTRADEAVTTLGRAVRGEIGTARLAFLTTTANYLLPPIVRAVRERFPGLAVTTTEAPIAELVDGLRDGRFDLAFTRPPLVDDLTSRTLLTEEVCAVLPTGHPLAGRAALKLADLAAEPWVLTPRTSWEPWHRTYDADFTAAGFTPDVVQRATTVQGLLGLVAAGVGVTRLTRSSHSLRRTGVTFIPLDGDLARTELVWSPGNDNPAIRTITDVAVELAATTDLTEAG; this is encoded by the coding sequence GTGCCCCCCGAGCTGCGCCAGCTGCGCTACTTCGTCGCCGTCGCCGACGAAACCAGCTTCACCCGCGCCGCCGCCGGCCTCCACATCGCCCAGCAGTCGCTCTCCCAGCAGATCACCGTCCTCGAACGCACCCTCGGCGCCCGCCTCTTCGACCGCGACCCCCGCGGAACCCGCCTCACCGCCGTCGGCGCCCTGTTCCTCCCCGAAGCCCGCGCGGTGCTCACCCGCGCCGACGAAGCCGTCACCACCCTCGGCCGGGCCGTCCGCGGCGAAATCGGCACCGCCCGCCTCGCCTTCCTCACCACCACCGCGAACTACCTGCTGCCCCCGATCGTCCGCGCCGTCCGCGAACGGTTCCCCGGCCTCGCCGTGACGACCACCGAAGCACCCATCGCCGAACTCGTCGACGGCCTCCGGGACGGCCGCTTCGACCTCGCCTTCACCCGCCCGCCCCTGGTCGACGACCTCACCTCGCGAACCCTGCTCACCGAAGAGGTCTGCGCCGTCCTGCCCACCGGCCACCCCCTTGCCGGCCGCGCCGCACTGAAGCTCGCGGACCTCGCGGCCGAGCCCTGGGTACTGACCCCGCGCACCAGCTGGGAACCCTGGCACCGCACCTACGACGCCGACTTCACCGCCGCCGGCTTCACCCCGGACGTCGTCCAGCGCGCCACCACCGTCCAAGGACTCCTCGGCCTCGTCGCCGCCGGCGTCGGCGTCACCCGCCTGACCCGCTCCTCTCACAGCCTCCGCCGCACCGGCGTCACCTTCATCCCCCTCGACGGCGACCTCGCCCGCACCGAACTCGTCTGGTCACCCGGCAACGACAACCCCGCGATCCGGACCATCACCGACGTCGCCGTCGAACTCGCCGCGACCACCGACCTCACCGAAGCCGGTTAG